CAGTCAAACCGATTAAAAATAACTTCTGAACGCTTGTTTgagctttttttttaataatttcaaaaaattaaatctacagctttttttacataaataaaaaggtttatGTATGATATTAAGAAATGTTCCGAAAGTAATGTAAAAGATGATttgttcaaatttagaaatatattattatgtaacactgtgtgtatatatatatatatatatatatatatatattataattgttattggTTCAACCACAGTGAATTATTAAATAGGGGACCCGTGTAGACCATCCAACAGTCTGTAGCATTCGTAGCATGTTCTGTAGCAATGATTTAGGAAACTGTTAGGTGGTATTAACGAAAGGAAATTTTAGGGTTGTTGCTCTGTGAAACTTTAGTAGTAATAATGGGTTTTTTCAACTTTCTATCcaatattcttttattcattaaaatgaaaaatgggaATCCACTAATAGAGAATCTGCAATGGAAAAATCTGCGTAAGTTACACCAAATAAGAAATAAGTAAAGAACAAATAATGTATTCGATAGagttatactatttttaatagTTAAGGCATAATAAGTTATATTGAATGGATTAACCAATTTGATCCAAATTAGATTTCTGAAAAATTAGTTAGTTGGATTGAGTTAGTCCatgttttcaaagtaaattGGAAATCTTGACCCAACCCAAGTAGGAGTTAGGTTGAGCCAACTAGACATAACTTACGACCTAATGCAAATTTCTTGGTGGATGGTTCTGTTTCTTTGATCCAACCTGTGGTAGTTGGCTTTAGTTGTATTTTACGGATAGATGTATCAAAGTGAGATATTTGGATTTACACCAATTGAttgatattttacttgattgagataataatatgtgttgaaagtttcacgttaattaatgataaaattaatttaaaatatataaatatatacaaatctcatattacaaattaaatttatgaaattgaattagatttaaatttaacttcttaatatatagaaacaaattcaaattatgTGCAGAATACTATGGTATTGATTTAATAAATAGCTAAGAAAGTTATCAAGTGTGTGCTTGGTTATGCTTTAGACACATTCGTTGTTAACATCATgtcaaatattaagaaaaacgAGGAAGTTAGCTCAGGGAGCATTATATTAGATTACTAGATTACAATAATGACagtgaaaacaattttaaattcaaatatatttccaGGTCAAGTTGTTTTAAGTTATTGTTCTAAGCTTCAGGATTAACTATGTTACAACCTATTTTATGGCTAATTGTCATGGTAccaaattacttattttattgttttgaagtttagGTGTGTCGTTTTCTACGTTGGCAGAATGAGGTAAGTTAATGGAAGGAGAAAGATGCAATGAATGGTCTCAACTAAGGATTGTGCATGATCTTCTTGTAAATTATAACCCTATTATTTAgcagaaaaaaattacgagAGAGATTTTTCAAAGGGTTTGTGAATAGAATACTGACCAACTTTGGACTCAAACCTACAAACTTCAACACCGCatctatatttttcttatcCGCAATATTAGTTgttaaattgttaatatttattaatatgaaaaattgaattcacaacctcatattttctcttttaacttTCCTACTAATGTATCGTATATTCCCGATGTCAGTATCTATCAAACGAACAAGTATTTTGGTTTCGCTTCCGATCCTAAACCACGAacaagaacaaacaaaaattgttagaaacacattttccattttaatagcTGAGTAATGACGATAGTATTAACTGTCTTTTTTCTAAGAATAGATTCTAAAATGGAACATTTCATGTCTCCTCAGATTTTCGAACAGGACATTTACTgtgttttggtttttttcttcgtAAAGGGACAATCAAATCCAAGCCCAAATCCTCAACAACTTTATTAAGAGATGCCGATGCaggaagaaacaaaattaccacagatttttaattttcaaacacagatcacttttttaaaaaataaattacaataataatatatttctttttaagtatatttatttaaattataaataaagaattagctataaatttaatttttgtattaagaACACCTGTTGCTGTTAACACTAATCTTTTCCATACTCATCCTAATCATCACTCATCACCACGTTTATAACCATCATCACTGtgctattaaaaatataacaaaaacatcgaaaccaaaatcaaatttctgttaaaatttttgaatcATAAACTAAAACTCTACCTAAACGgggttttatataaatttacgtttaaaataaataaagggaGGTAGGAGTACCAAGGTGGTATAAATATGAAGGAAGAATATCTGCCAGATGCATAAGAATCAGCCAACTTCTGATAAATGTGAGAACCATTATAccatatcaataaaatttaaaaccagTGTAATGTATACAGGTACCCCACTAAAAAAGTACAATCATAGAGAATAATAGTCATAATTTCTTAAGCACCAAAACACTTTTTCTTCGCAACACACACATGCCCTGACTTTTGATACCCAACAATATTATTACACTGCAATGAAAGCATTCCAGTAGAGGTAGAAGCAAAAACTTGTACAGAAGCCGATGAAATATGCACTATAACAAGTCATAAAGAAAGGATCAGAGACCCTGTTCAATGAGATAATCACCAAGCCTTTCAACTATCATGTTGCATTGACCTGGAGTCATGGGCTCATCATAAATGCCAATGACCAAGGCCAAACCGGTCTTCTTGACAGTAGCACCACCAGGACCCTGGGTTAATGGGGATACATAATTAAAATCTGATATTACAACTATAATGGCTAAACTATGCTAGAAGAATATATCTGCACCAACATGTGCAAGAAATACAACTGATGTATGTTCATTAAATTTCattgaatttgatgaaaaaattacATCAGACAACACTGGGAACAATATTTACTTGTTCAGAGGAAGCAAACAATAACCACACTGCTTAAAGGTATCTATGTACATATGCATTTGCTTGAAAATTATAACTTGATTGATAAGCAATTCACAATAACATAGATGGATTCAGAAAATGTGAAACGCTTTGGAAAAGAGATATTAGACATTGTACGAATTAAATCAGAGGCAAGATACAGTTGCCCAACTAAATTACTGCAGTACACCATATTCAAGCAAAACTAAATTACTGCAGTACACCATCTGCAATGACAACACAAATAAAAGACTGAAATCTTAACCAGATCATAGTTTAGACAACAGTATGATTGGAATTCACTCCACAAACTATACAgtaaaaacatacaaaaatgcATATCTTCACAGAAACTGCATCGTTGTCATCACATAGCCCAGATCATAATCAAACTATATATGAACCTGCGCAATCAAAATGAAGCAAAGATCATAAAGAGTAGTTACCTTCTTGCCTCTAATGACAGACCCGGGTTCACCTTGGATGACCATATATTTAGTGCCACCAATATACAATCCAGTGGGAGCAAGTGTTCCAGGCTCATTAAAGTCATTCAAGATTCCAGATACTTCCTCAGGTTTTaactaaataaacaaaaaccCACATGTTATTAAATCACCAACTACAACAgatcaacaaaaacaaaagcagaTCCGTTAACAGCAGAGTTCATAAGAGCATCAGACACATATAATAAGATAATCAATCAAGCAAGCAGGCATCAAACTGACATCAGATTAAAACACAGTTGTTGTATTCAACAGCTCAAAACTACTAAGTGCAGTCCAAGTCAATTCGGATTGGTTTCCTTTGCGGATCAGGTTTAGCATATTGACAAACATGCCCTTAAATTTGAACTGTATTACAAGGCGATCCTTCTGGAATCTTGGCTTGATTTATAAGCGAAGGCATTGAGCAGGGATCGGAGAATCTAGAGACTTGAGTAAAGAATTAAGAATCAACAGCGAAAGGAGGCGATTGAATTGGGAAAAGAATAAGCGAAGATGGAAACAAAAACCTGAGGGAAGCCGGAGCTCTGAGCCCAAACGCTGCCGTCCTGGCCGATGATAGCGGCGTGACTTAGGTGGTTTCCTTCAATTTCGCAGAGAAGGTGGTCGTCGACGTAAGTTTGCCACGACATGATTCAGATTGTTTTGGGGATTTTCTGGCTGAGAGTGTTCGGTGATCGGATTTGAAGTATCTCTATATCTCTGTATATCTATCTATATCTCTTTCTCAGCTGCTGCGTTGATATCACGgaactatataatatatagcGGTAAAGTTACGTTTACGCCCTTTACATTACCCTATTTTCACTATCAGACCTTGCAGAAAATATAGGAATTGTAAACTTTTTTAagtctccaaaaaaaaaaaaaaaagacattttttaatttattatatcacGATGTTTGTAACTATAATTGAATATGATCCAGTTACGTGTGTATGTCAACCCAAATTGTTACAAAAAGGATTTTCTTTGGAGATTACTTGGTGGAAGTTTTCCAGATATACTtaagttaatttcttttaatgctgAATCATAAAACACGCTTTATCTAGCTATTCAAATTGGAAGACGAtgattaaaataacataatggACCTATTCATACCATCCCATCTTTTTACATACACAAATAGTTACAACAGGTTAgattaaacatttatatttaatgtcaCGAATTTTGAGAAATATGTTCATGCTTACGAGCAGTTAAACTTTTTAACAAGTTCTCCAAGacttcatatataaaaaagagtatGAAGAGATAGCAagtacaaatattaaaatttattaaaaaaattaatattataatcaaattcaagtaattatttatgtaattaggGTTATGTATCCTTTAGGAAAAAAGTTAGCTATGCTAATTTATATCCTTTTGTATGTTATTGGTTCaagttttatatatacatagcATTAATCATCCTTGagatttatcaaaattttgttattatcattagtaaaggtttaatttcattttttaaacaattttttctctcttttatgggttgtgaaaattaaaaaataatatatatatatatatatatataaattatttaattatattttgaaaatattttaggtACTTTTACAAATATTGTCTCATAGATAATATTCAAACCATAACTttatataataagtaattaattcATGACAAGTGTGTCTGGTGGAGTTAATTTTATGACCTAACagattaaaaatgttttgattgTGTATGTTTTTAACATGACTCTCCTTCTAAGTTATtgtgaaaaacaaaacataaactacaaagaaatataagagagaaaattcaccttataaaataattatgttcaCTTGTCAATTAACTgattaagttttattaaataaaatagtaatgtgaagaacaatataaatattctttaaatttataatcatttCTAACTAAACTATTAAACATTGTCCGGACTTGTATCCATTTTTGGTTAatcttttaaatacttttttttaacaattttttagtcaatttttgtatttttttaacctttcaATCATTCATGTCTAATCTTATTCGAGTAATCCTTttacaagtatttttttctcaactttaatattcttttttctctcaattaCTTTTGATAGTTCAATTATTActaatataaatcatttttgaCTCAAAGAACTATTCCTTCACAAACTACTCATAACTTACacaattattctttaaacaatagtcattaataaataataatcaacatTTTTTACCAAGCAACCAATCTTGAATAAGATGTTTGTAGTTAAATGATCAACGATCACATAATTGCTCATTGGAGAAGTTGATAGTTTGTTGATGTATATAAGATTAATGTTCTCACTTCTAGCTTGTTGGATATTAGctcaaaaacatttaatattatttttacatatacaAGGTggtctattttattattattcttctaaAAATTGCTTTATATATgcttcaaagaaaataaatgatataaaatttgattttgttgttgaatgtCTTCTTGTCTTTTAAGAAACTTGTTCATGTATTATGAAATAAGCACTTCTTTTTGAGTTAACAATGTTTAGTTTAAGgaattgttgaaagaaaaacaatttaaactctTTGTCAAAAAGTTCTTAACTTATTTTTCAAGTAATAAAcctatttgaaaaacaaaaataatatacattccCTTTAACATTGGAAAatcatttatgttttcatttGGTACGATGTTAGCTCacttatatatgtttaatgtCTGAACACATTTATGTATGATATACCTAAAGAAATATTCCACAATGTTGTATCAAATAAAACACTTGCATTTTTAATGTTGTGTTGttgatttaaaatatcttttagacAAAATATGGTCATGCTTTTATACTTAGTTATTTTATACacttaatcaaaaataaaaatatatagaactTATTTTGGTATCGTATGGAAGATTGTCGGGTTATCAATGTCATGACTTCTAGATTATTTAGGTTTGGATGATTGTCGGTCTGGTCTGATTTGATCTGAATTACTTCTGGATTGTCATATAATGTTGCTTAGACTGATttcttaaaatatgaattattgttGGACTGATTTGGTGTAGTCTAAACGACCAactattttatatgaaaacaattaaaagtaaattaaaaataagaaataaaaaatgtatatatgagTTATTTTTAAGGTCAAGTAATACAAAAGCTATAATCATGTGGTAAAGCAACAACAACGTACCTAATTAATTGGAGAAATTAATCAATTGCCTATTAGATTATCAGCaacaaatcaaattgtttctttttgcaATAATAACTTTCaacattgatattaaaataagcAACGAGTAAACAAAATTGTGTTTCTAAATGATTACATGTAATGTAAACTTAGAAATCGAGTCCAGTTATATACATCTGATcaatgattaaataaattagttatcaaaatataacatttacaATGTACTTGAAATCTTTTGTAAATGAACATCCAAAATTATGACACCACTACTGGTAGTAATTATTATGTACAATTTCACAGTCATCAGCATTTATATATAGGagataaaagttattatatttaaagtgggataaaaaaaacaatagaacATATACTTTCAATGGTCTTAAGTAATTTACATTCCTAGATTCTTAAAATTCGAtctatttctttaaataattttattcatacaacatgctttatattataaaatatctgaAATTCATACAGGATAATTTCTATTCAAGAATTTCTATCATGAGAGTCTATTTTGCTGTATTTGTGCAGACCGGAAGTATGCCTTGAGACAGTAGCAGAGCTTAGTTTAGCACAAGGGGGCTTTGGTGctaatttttaaacatataaattatttttttgtataaataaaaatattttttttaaatttaatatattttatataattgaaatttcaaaattttaatatatctaatttttgacacctaaaatatttgtttatgattAGCCACTGAATTGGTGGGATTTTGGATAAGTCGGCCGCTTGTTTACTGTGTAATCTGAGAGATCGTGAACAACTCGTGTTGTTGGAAGATCCGGGGATGGTAATTTTTTAGGAAAGGAAAAGTTGAGTGGGCAGGTTTGAGACGTTTTTGGATTATTATATAGAAATAGAACGAATTTTGTGTAATAAGAAACTGATTATGTGAATTGAAAATCATTTCTCGTCCATTGGAACCGATTCTGCCATATGAGAATTGAATGGTTCTTCTGCcctataataatagttataatataacaaatataattatgataataactATAACAATATTcacaatgataataataataataatcacagtaatagtaataataacaacataattaataacaatagtataaaattaacaacaattattataattagtatTGATAAATCCAatattaataattcataataactataataataatattgtgaatttttattatgatataaaatgattctataaatttaataatttacaataataataattttttttttcaattttaactttttttaattataaataataaattgaattttattttaatacatttctTTACTATTTACGTTTAAATGTATTTAACATACGTAAAATAGAATCATTCagttttatctattaaaatatttttttaatttattatattgattatatcatacataaatttttataaactttttactcaaattatatcattttattttaatttaaaaattactgcatttttttatttccaaatttattttctcattttctctcaatttttccTTCCACCGTATCCTAATGGTGTTGGAATATAAGAGGCAGAATGAAACACACCCGATAAAATATATCTGAATTGTGAGTGATAGaagaaacaatttaaatatctataaattcaTTATAGGTTACAATTATTCAAAACCATTTagtattaaattaaacaatatctataaacttattataattatctttattCTTGTGCAACTTAAATTAACTtgattgattaaaatatatttatagttaaaagttattataattttttaaaaggataaaaaatattaataaaacaaagcaaaatttagtaaatgaaagaaataagcAGTAATGCCAAAAGAAAAGCCAAACGGACCGGCTTCATAATCGTGTGTAACAACCGTGTTCTCTTGCTCTCTGCAGAACTCCTAAGGTTTTCTCGCTCCGTCACCAAAGCGCAATTGCAGCGAACGCAACACTCTCCTTGGCACATCTCCGTTACTCTCGAAAACGACACTCTCCTTGGCACGTCTCTGTCACTCTCTTCGTCCCGTTCGATTCAAATAAGAATTCTCCGAGGTCAATTTCATTGAGCAAATGTCGGTTGCAAAGAAGTTGATTAGATGTGTTATCCTTGACTTGGACGACACGCTGCTCAACACAGGTTTGTTGCCATTCTTTAACATAGAATATTTGTCTTTGCTCACACAGTTGAAGCATATAATCGAGtagcttcatttttttttcttcctaattGGAGCTATATATTCTATAACGCTGGAGATTGCGAATGTTTCGATGCAGATGGCTTCAGGAACCTTTGGCTTCTTGTGTTTCTTTTCCTTTGGTTTTGTGTGCTAACATAAGTATggtcttgttttttcttttattttctatgcGTGCAGGATGGAAGAATTTTCTCTGTTATAATTGGTGGAGATGAAGTAAGAACAGGGAAACCTTCCCCAGAAATGTGAGATGCAGTGGTGTATTCTCTAGCTTTGATTATTGAGGGTCGGTCACCTGATTTCTACATTTGAATGTTCTTCGTCTTCTAAAACTTTTATAGTGTGTTGTGATGTTAGATTCCTTGAAGCTACTAGCAGGATAAACATTGAGCCCTCCAGCTGTCTTGTCATTGAAGATACTGTGTGAGTTCCTTGATTCCTGTCTTTCTCCCagtattttatctttcatattgTTGAACAAACTTAAACGTGGATAGTTGCATTAAATAGTTTGTTGTTATAATAATGGTGTTAGAGAATTGCAAAAGGTTAGGAATGCACCTAAGTAATGATTGTCTTAGTAAAGGAATTATGTTTAATGCCTGTAGTTGAAAGGCCAAAAAAAGGACCTATAAATAGTTCATGAACTCCTCAACGTATTTTATACAGCAAGCAAATACTAAAAGTGTATAATGATATTCATTACACACATAGAACACTAAGAATCCCAACCAAAAATTTCATCCAGCTTTGAATACCCATCACAATTTTTTGTACATGAACTATCTTCTTatcactttcattttcaaaactctttAGCAACCTCTCATCATTTGCTTCCAACACTTCACAGCTAATACTTTCTTCAATTCCCCAATACTTTCTTCAATTCCCCAATCAGTGCACCATCTGAAGTAGTTGCATCTAGTATTTTCACTCCCAACCTTATAAGTAGAGCAACCCTAGAATTGTTTGCCTCGATTCTTCCTGGTTTTCGCAGTCTTCAACATAGTCTTCTCTTCACAATGGCAGATCCGCGAaccatcttttcttttccacCCTCCATCTCCACAAGAGCTCACAGACCGCAAATGCTTTCTTCCAAACTCATTGCAAGTGGAAAAGGAACATGAATGACCCATCGACATTATTGCGTCTTCTGCTTTAGAACTTCCCTCGTTCGAAACTTCAAGTGCTGGTCAACCTTTAAGCACAACGAACCCTAAAGACTTCGCATAAGGTCCAACTTTGCACTTTCTCTCGACCACATTCGTCTCAGATTTTTAATCAAGAATGCAATGGAAATCCCATATGTAACTTCAGTTTTTAAACTAAAACCTATATATCAAAAATccatattcaattttaataagttCCGAAAATACCACGTTTCACTTCAAAACATGTCACCTTTAAATACTTTAACACGTCATTCCACCACTTGTGCAAAAACTTAATCtcgttaattaaatttaacagcAGGGGCTCAATTTTCTTAATcttgttaactaaatttaacagTAGGAACtcaattgtttcaaattaacatttataaaaacttaaataaaaaatttaaaaagaaaaagatcatAACAGAAAAACTCCCCTAGAAACagatttaaatctaatttattttaatgtttgaatatAAAACACACTTCTAAACCATTCAAAAGGaagacaataattaaaataacataatgaaCTATTCATACCATCTCATCGTTTTACATATACAGATAACTGCAATAAGTTAgattcaaaacatatatttaatgtgACGATTTTTGAGAAATATGTTCATGTTTACGGGCAgttaaactttttaacaattgGTATATAAAAAGAGTACGAAGAGATAGGAagtacaaatattaaaatttattattaaagtttaattttataatcaaattcaagtaattattaatataattaggaATATGTATTACTTGTAAATGTGTTAGACCTGGTGattctatttttttacaaaacaatcGAGAATTACAATGTCATCAACCTAGGTTTTTTATACTCAATT
This genomic stretch from Vigna radiata var. radiata cultivar VC1973A chromosome 7, Vradiata_ver6, whole genome shotgun sequence harbors:
- the LOC106769497 gene encoding profilin-1-like; protein product: MSWQTYVDDHLLCEIEGNHLSHAAIIGQDGSVWAQSSGFPQLKPEEVSGILNDFNEPGTLAPTGLYIGGTKYMVIQGEPGSVIRGKKGPGGATVKKTGLALVIGIYDEPMTPGQCNMIVERLGDYLIEQGL